The window ATGTGGAACAAACACCCAATATACTTAAGTACAGGTCTATCGTATAGCATCTGTCTACGGATGAGGGGAGCTGACCGACGAAAGTCAATATATAAATGAGAAGCCCCCGAATTAGAGACAGATCTTATCGGTCTAATGATTATTAAGCTGTCCAGGAATGGCTCACATATTACTGCAGGCCTATGGTCCATTTTTGTCACAAAGTTTTCACATATTAATGTCAACCAATGTACTTTGCTGTTGTAGGTTTTGCTTGCGGTACTCCAAAATGCGACCGTACACGGGGAAAGGAAAAGCTTCCACAAGCACcactgcaaaaaaagaaaaagaaaaaaaggcagcCACTACCATACACCTTACGAATTAGGTGCGAGCGTAGGAATCTAGATGAAGGTACTTCCACTACTCCCTTGCCATCCAAAtcaaagggaaaaggaaaaacGCAAAATTGGCGAGACAATCTAAAACAGAAAAACCCTGAGAAGCATGCTGAATTGAAAAAACATGACAAGACCTACAGTAGGTACTACCGGCTACAATGTGCCACTGCGgaagaaactttgaaaaaaagaaatctttcaaaagaagaaagagaagaagccGAGAtgtggaagaaaagaaaagaacgtAATAATGAAACTGCAAGAAACAGAATGAGAAAGATGAATGCAAGAAAGAAGGCAGATGAGAagaatggaaaaacaaaaaaagccaTGACTAGAAGAGAGTATGAGAAGAAAAGAGCATATGAAGCAGAGAGGAAGAGGAAACAACGTGCTAAAAAAAGTGCAGCAGAAATGGCCAAGATAAatcaaaaaagaagagagaaatatgCGGCAGAGAAATGCATGGAGATTCAGAAGATAAACGAAGAAAAGGATCGAAAGTTGAAAGAGATGGAACAGAAGGTAAAAGATGTGGAAGAAAAGTTACGTGAAAAGGAGATTGAGATGCGTGAAAAGAACGCCGAGTTAGGTGAAGACGCTATCGATGTGAGATCTAATACTGCCAGACGAAAGAGCCTTCAACGCGTCAGAAGAGCTTTTCCAAAACAAAGATCGCATTTTGTTTCTACCACGGTTGACCTCGTACAGAAAGCTTCACCACTGAAAGCTGCTGCACTGGAGAAGGCAGGAATAACAGGCAGAAATCCATTGCATGAAGGAGTGATGGAAGCCGTCGCAGATGCCCTTTCAGGACCGAAAAAGTCTGCAAAACGGAAGCAAATGGCCATGTCTCTCGCTGCTATAAAAGAAGTATAAACAACAAAGAGCGGCTGGAAGATACTTCGGTTGTAGCCGCAAACTTCTGggaaatgcaataaaaaaatcAGCAGGCCGAAGAGCGCTCTCATTGAAAACGATTAAACTCATCCAAGAATTCTATGAAGCCAACTCAAATACTTTGCCAGATATAAAACTAGTAAGTAAAAAAACCTACAAACCAAGACATGTAATGGAGTCATCCATAGCAAATCTATACCAGAAGTACACCAAAGCACATCCAGATAACCCAGTAAGTGCAGGGATGTTCTACAGCTACAGACCAAAACATGTAAAAACTAGAGGACAAGCCAAATATATCGGTTGTCTTTGTGAATACTGCGAAAACATAAATTTAAAAATACAAGCGATCAACAGTCTCCACAAAGGAACCTTCAAAGACGGCTATGATGTTGTCAAAGCAACAATGTGCCCGAAACCACCGAGATGGGATTTCAACCATCATTCCTGTATCAGCAGAAAGTGCAAGAAATGTGGCGTGGATATGTTAGACCAACGACTGCAACCTATCCTTGCAGACCTTGACAAGACCATGATTATAAAGTGGAAACGGTGGACAATCGTAAAAACAACATGCCACACCAAAAAGGGGACCAAGGAAGTGAAGAAACGTAAGCCAATAGAGAAACAAGGAACAGTGCAGGATTTGGTAAAGGAGCTTAAGGAGGAGATAGACCCATTCAGTGAACACTTGTTTAACAAGGATTGGCAAGGtaatcaagaaaaaaatctcCGAAAGAATCTGCAAATGGATGAGGTATTGGGGGTGTATGATTTTGCTGAAAATTTCAAGTGCGAGCATCAGCGCATATTATTCACACGATGCTGCAACAGTCCACCCTGTGGTCACATATTACATCTGTCCGACATGTTTGGAAACTGTGACGGAGAGTATTGTAATGGTTAGTGATGATTTAACCCACGACCACCATCTTGTGCACGAATTCCATCGCAGAGTCACCAAGCATTTAACTGCAACCAGGGGGTTGAACATTACTAAGTTTTACCGTTTCTCTGACGGCTGCAGTAGCCAATATAAAAGCAAGGGACCTATTTTGGACATAAGTTACGGGAGGGAGGATTTTGGACACATCATACATCACAACTTTTCGGGGACTAGGCATGGTAAGGGCACCAGTGATGGCGAGATTGGAGTTGTTAAGAGGAAAGCAAGTGAAGCCGTCAGAGCAGGAACTGCCACAATCAGCACCCCAGATCAACTATATCATTTTCTGAAATCCAATGTTA of the Diadema setosum chromosome 16, eeDiaSeto1, whole genome shotgun sequence genome contains:
- the LOC140240260 gene encoding LOW QUALITY PROTEIN: uncharacterized protein (The sequence of the model RefSeq protein was modified relative to this genomic sequence to represent the inferred CDS: inserted 2 bases in 1 codon; deleted 1 base in 1 codon), which encodes MPSTLHLFSLLPPTHLPPTHLPSTHLPSTLHLFSLLPPTHQPLTLHLFSLLPQTHLPLTLHLFSLLPPTHLPSTLHLFSLLPPTLHLFSLLPPTHLPSTLHLFSILPPTINPSSLLPPATNPPAINPSSLLPPATNPPSINPSSLLLPATNPSSLLPPATNPPATNPSSLLSLATNPPSINPSSLLPPVTNPSSLLPPATNPPATNPSSLLSLATNPPAFNHSSFFPPALVTNPAHSTTNPSISNFILPASNISRTSSSSLLHQTNGILHTSVCNRAPTPSNELEDCEECFMKERELEHLRDELAMANEDTVNLKPKFPLQGKGKTQNWRDNLKQKNPEKHAELKKHDKTYSRYYRLQCATAEETLKKRNLSKEEREEAEMWKKRKERNNETARNRMRKMNARKKADEKNGKTKKAMTRREYEKKRAYEAERKRKQRAKKSAAEMAKINQKRREKYAAEKCMEIQKINEEKDRKLKEMEQKVKDVEEKLREKEIEMREKNAELGEDAIDVRSNTARRKSLQRVRRAFPKQRSHFVSTTVDLVQKASPLKAAALEKAGITGRNPLHEGVMEAVADALSGPKKSAKRKQMAMSLAAIKEVKQQRAAGRYFGCSRKLLGNAIKKSAGRRALSLKTIKLIQEFYEANSNTLPDIKLVSKKTYKPRHVMESSIANLYQKYTKAHPDNPVSAGMFYSYRPKHVKTRGQAKYIGCLCEYCENINLKIQAINSLHKGTFKDGYDVVKATMCPKPPRWDFNHHSCISRKCKKCGVDMLDQRLQPILADLDKTMIIKWKRWTIVKTTCHTKKGTKEVKKRKPIEKQGTVQDLVKELKEEIDPFSEHLFNKDWQGNQEKNLRKNLQMDEVLGVYDFAENFKCEHQRXYYSHDAATVHPVVTYYICPTCLETVTESIVMVSDDLTHDHHLVHEFHRRVTKHLTATRGLNITKFYRFSDGCSSQYKSKGPILDISYGREDFGHIIHHNFSGTRHGKGTSDGEIGVVKRKASEAVRAGTATISTPDQLYHFLKSNVTKEAPEDQCCCPFRRSVIFVKHEEVSRERRDGRAPRTVKGTRKLHSIKSTKGGTVGTRNLSCFCYPCLRGGGGRCANAAYVQPWKQVQLSTGKAVDRMSSGTLTHHWEPSISPSVLANEGISRYWEVDIS